One stretch of Tepiditoga spiralis DNA includes these proteins:
- a CDS encoding PD-(D/E)XK nuclease family protein gives MFEKREYPEKSWSVSKMDIFESCKRKYYYSTYAQWNGWENDASTLSKKAYTLNKLGNVYSALGTYLHTMIKNNILGMNMDSNTIYLNILGSIKEDCKNSFYKKEEWLKSPKSINMLHEYYYGNGLDKSLGKKIAQRVKVCSENIFNSKTYNELKDTKSKIFELDEESFNFFKYKNTKLYAILDALYKIDDKIVIADWKTGKKDTAKHDIQMIIYVMYVLSEYKDINIEKIECVNEYLLTGESYVRTFTYDEIKNVQKYIDNSIEKIEEYLEDSEINKPKSMESFKANPGYSCKMCNFIEICDEGKKFLKIK, from the coding sequence TTGTTTGAAAAAAGAGAATATCCAGAAAAATCTTGGTCTGTTTCTAAAATGGATATATTTGAAAGTTGTAAAAGAAAATATTATTATAGTACATATGCTCAATGGAATGGATGGGAAAATGATGCATCTACCTTATCTAAAAAAGCCTATACATTAAATAAATTGGGAAATGTATATTCTGCATTAGGAACTTATTTACACACAATGATAAAAAATAATATTCTTGGAATGAATATGGATAGTAATACTATTTACTTAAATATATTAGGTAGTATAAAAGAAGATTGTAAAAATTCTTTTTATAAAAAAGAAGAATGGCTTAAATCTCCAAAAAGCATAAATATGCTTCATGAATATTATTATGGAAACGGTTTAGATAAATCTTTGGGTAAAAAAATAGCTCAGAGAGTAAAGGTTTGTTCTGAAAATATATTTAACTCAAAGACTTATAATGAGTTAAAAGATACTAAGAGTAAGATTTTTGAACTTGATGAAGAGTCTTTTAATTTTTTTAAATATAAAAATACGAAGTTATATGCAATTTTAGATGCTTTATATAAGATAGATGATAAAATTGTAATAGCTGATTGGAAAACTGGAAAAAAAGATACTGCAAAACATGATATACAGATGATAATTTATGTGATGTATGTTCTTTCAGAGTATAAGGATATTAATATAGAAAAAATAGAGTGTGTTAATGAGTATTTACTTACAGGAGAGAGTTATGTTAGAACATTTACTTATGATGAAATAAAAAATGTTCAGAAATATATAGATAATAGTATTGAAAAAATAGAAGAGTATCTTGAAGATTCGGAAATTAATAAGCCAAAATCAATGGAATCATTTAAGGCTAATCCTGGTTATTCGTGTAAGATGTGTAATTTTATTGAGATATGTGATGAAGGTAAAAAATTCTTAAAAATAAAATAA
- a CDS encoding MATE family efflux transporter, producing the protein MKTKIDIFKVSIWESLLKLSWPIILANIFQAVYNITDTYFLGKLGSIEIAAPTISWPLIFIFISISGGFSMAGSSMVAQYTGMKRKELAEKSAAQTILTVTLISIITMLFGLFFSKSMLYYIGARDLTLEYSLKYFNIILISTPFLFFFEVNTAILRGWGNTFTPLILRFFSITLNIILDPIFIFVFKMGVEGAAIATLISKIIFSLYLMYEMFTGKYGFKIHLKDLKFDLRYIKKILLIGLPTSFGQSVTAMGFAIIMKVVSKFGTNVVTAYGIGNRVTNLIVMVSMGISGATSIMIGQFIGSNNKNKAIETLKKASILTFFSVFILSFFLFLYGKNVTSFFINEIEVINTGKIYFSMVSLSLPFFATMSIFLAAMNGTGHTVQTTIINLTRLWIIRIPLIKLMADYYGFIGIFYAMIISNILAMLLAYGFLKTDKWKIRLVKEYEN; encoded by the coding sequence TTGAAAACAAAAATAGATATTTTTAAAGTGAGTATATGGGAAAGTTTATTAAAGTTATCATGGCCAATAATTTTAGCAAATATTTTTCAAGCTGTATATAATATAACCGATACATATTTTTTAGGTAAATTAGGAAGTATTGAAATAGCAGCGCCTACAATATCATGGCCACTAATTTTTATATTTATTTCAATATCTGGCGGTTTTAGTATGGCAGGTTCTTCAATGGTAGCTCAATATACAGGAATGAAAAGAAAAGAACTCGCTGAAAAATCTGCTGCTCAAACAATTTTAACAGTTACTTTAATTTCCATTATTACTATGCTCTTTGGTTTGTTTTTTTCAAAAAGTATGCTTTATTACATAGGCGCAAGAGATTTAACCTTAGAATATTCATTAAAATACTTCAATATAATATTAATATCCACGCCTTTTTTATTCTTTTTTGAAGTAAACACAGCTATTCTTAGAGGATGGGGAAATACCTTTACTCCGCTCATTTTAAGATTTTTTTCTATAACTTTAAATATAATATTAGACCCAATTTTTATTTTTGTTTTTAAAATGGGAGTTGAAGGCGCTGCCATAGCAACTTTAATATCAAAAATTATTTTTTCTTTATACTTAATGTATGAAATGTTTACAGGAAAATATGGTTTTAAAATTCATCTTAAAGATTTGAAGTTTGATTTAAGATATATAAAAAAAATACTATTAATTGGACTTCCAACTTCATTTGGTCAATCAGTAACAGCCATGGGATTTGCAATAATAATGAAGGTTGTGTCAAAATTTGGTACAAACGTCGTAACTGCTTATGGTATTGGTAATAGAGTTACTAATTTAATTGTTATGGTTTCGATGGGAATTTCGGGAGCAACCTCTATAATGATAGGTCAGTTTATAGGATCTAACAATAAAAATAAAGCAATAGAAACCTTAAAAAAAGCATCAATATTAACCTTTTTTAGTGTTTTTATATTAAGTTTTTTCTTATTTTTATATGGAAAAAACGTAACAAGCTTCTTTATAAATGAAATCGAAGTAATAAATACTGGTAAAATTTATTTTTCTATGGTCTCATTATCATTACCATTTTTTGCAACAATGTCAATTTTTTTAGCTGCAATGAACGGAACAGGACACACAGTACAAACAACCATAATAAACTTAACAAGATTATGGATCATAAGAATACCTTTAATAAAACTTATGGCTGACTATTATGGTTTTATAGGAATATTTTATGCAATGATAATAAGTAATATTCTTGCCATGTTATTAGCCTATGGATTTTTAAAAACTGATAAATGGAAAATTAGATTAGTAAAAGAATATGAAAATTAA
- a CDS encoding late competence development ComFB family protein: protein MITIKDIQLKNIMEDIVEDVYNDLLKTNLIKICNCPKCHADVLAIVLNNIKPKYVVTEKGEAIERTNELRDQIRVDVLEQLLKAVEIVSKNPHHNQNDVGLI, encoded by the coding sequence GTGATTACTATAAAAGACATTCAATTAAAAAATATAATGGAAGATATAGTTGAAGATGTTTATAATGATTTACTAAAAACAAATTTGATTAAAATTTGTAACTGTCCAAAATGTCATGCTGATGTTTTGGCAATTGTTTTAAATAATATTAAACCAAAGTATGTTGTCACGGAAAAAGGAGAAGCTATTGAAAGAACAAATGAACTTCGAGATCAAATTAGAGTTGATGTTCTAGAGCAGCTTTTAAAGGCTGTTGAAATTGTTAGTAAAAATCCTCATCATAATCAAAATGATGTTGGATTAATTTAA
- a CDS encoding STAS domain-containing protein codes for MRKEIRGNTARVYLDGRVDITNSSDLKKLLYELKDNGIRKIVIDMEELEYIDSSGLGRIFYFFADYKRDGGLMEIHNIVNENVKKVVEIVKLDKIIKIK; via the coding sequence ATGAGAAAAGAAATTAGAGGAAATACAGCAAGAGTTTATCTTGATGGAAGAGTTGATATAACAAATTCTTCTGATTTAAAAAAACTTTTATATGAACTAAAAGATAACGGTATAAGAAAAATAGTAATTGACATGGAAGAATTAGAATACATCGATAGTAGTGGACTTGGTAGAATTTTTTATTTTTTTGCTGATTATAAGAGAGATGGTGGATTAATGGAAATTCACAATATAGTAAATGAAAATGTTAAAAAAGTAGTTGAAATAGTAAAATTAGATAAAATAATAAAAATAAAATAA
- a CDS encoding glycoside hydrolase family 13 protein, which produces MNGIYSDQTKLYLTPEEPIVGEKVKIRVRVPKYLGKVLGSVYVTPEKNIKKYRNIKMKLIKETELFVYFERSFIMPDRNIHYHFEIELLDKNQKIKYDAMGLVNKRSIHNFVLIPNFKTPEWSHGSIYYQIFVDRFNNGDKTNDPVNDEYIYDGKKIIKKEWNELPSQENGHREFYGGDLKGIMDKIDYLKDLGVETIYLNPIFVSPSPHKYDTQDYENIDPHFGKIVEDTEDIKEKYKVRTTFKSNLKASNSLFLDFVNTLHKNNIKIILDGVFNHCGSYHKWVDELNIYDDGVKNNKNSKYKENFYWNGENYEGWWGYSTLPKLNYSNIKLREYIANIGIKWVDNYKIDGWRLDVADDLGKSKEENIEFWKFFNKKIKSKNKDTIIFAEVYKSPLEWIEKKSWDSIMNYITCMDPVSYFLTGIEKHNDSINESLFMNSNEFIKSVTHALSQLPMNSKFIALNQLSNHDHSRWMTRTTRKIGRINTIGHEEAAKDIDLDVFKIGIMMMFTLPGSPGLYYGDEIGLAGWTDPDNRRPFPWNEVENNKILNFIKKIISIYKKNNALRKGSFEFLNNDGGYLSYGLWNDEKKYIVIINREEIEKNVNIPVWLLEINQGKANLLISNQETNQEELNFNNGNLNFIAPKKSAFIFELKY; this is translated from the coding sequence ATGAATGGAATTTACTCAGACCAAACCAAACTTTACTTGACTCCAGAAGAACCTATTGTAGGTGAAAAAGTAAAAATAAGAGTTAGAGTTCCAAAATATCTCGGCAAAGTATTGGGAAGCGTTTATGTAACACCTGAAAAAAATATAAAAAAATACAGAAATATAAAAATGAAGCTCATAAAAGAAACAGAACTTTTTGTTTATTTTGAAAGATCTTTTATAATGCCAGATAGAAATATTCATTATCATTTTGAAATAGAACTTTTAGATAAAAATCAAAAAATAAAATATGATGCAATGGGATTAGTAAACAAACGTTCTATACATAATTTTGTTTTAATCCCAAATTTTAAAACTCCAGAATGGTCTCATGGATCTATTTATTATCAAATATTTGTTGACAGATTTAATAATGGAGATAAAACTAATGATCCTGTTAATGATGAATATATATACGATGGTAAAAAAATAATAAAAAAAGAATGGAATGAACTACCAAGTCAAGAAAATGGACATAGAGAATTTTATGGTGGAGATTTAAAAGGAATAATGGATAAAATAGATTATTTAAAAGATCTTGGAGTGGAAACGATTTACCTCAATCCCATCTTTGTTTCTCCAAGCCCTCATAAATACGACACACAAGACTACGAAAATATAGATCCTCATTTTGGAAAAATAGTAGAAGATACAGAAGATATTAAAGAAAAATATAAAGTTAGAACAACCTTTAAAAGTAATCTTAAAGCAAGTAACTCTTTATTTTTAGACTTTGTTAACACATTACATAAAAACAATATAAAAATAATTCTTGATGGTGTTTTTAATCACTGCGGATCGTATCATAAATGGGTTGATGAACTTAACATATATGATGATGGCGTAAAAAACAATAAAAATTCAAAGTATAAAGAAAATTTTTATTGGAATGGTGAAAATTATGAAGGATGGTGGGGATATAGTACTTTACCAAAACTAAATTATAGTAATATAAAACTAAGAGAATATATAGCAAATATAGGTATTAAATGGGTTGATAATTACAAAATTGATGGTTGGAGATTAGATGTTGCAGATGATCTTGGAAAAAGCAAAGAAGAAAATATTGAATTTTGGAAATTTTTTAATAAAAAAATAAAGTCTAAAAATAAAGATACAATAATATTTGCAGAAGTATATAAATCTCCATTAGAATGGATAGAAAAAAAATCATGGGATTCAATTATGAACTATATTACTTGTATGGATCCTGTTAGTTATTTTCTAACTGGTATTGAAAAACATAATGATTCAATTAATGAATCATTGTTCATGAATTCAAATGAGTTTATAAAAAGTGTAACTCATGCATTATCTCAACTACCTATGAATAGTAAATTTATAGCACTAAATCAACTTAGTAATCATGACCATTCAAGATGGATGACAAGAACAACCAGAAAAATAGGAAGGATTAATACAATAGGTCATGAAGAAGCAGCTAAAGATATTGATTTAGACGTTTTTAAAATTGGAATAATGATGATGTTTACATTGCCAGGTTCACCAGGTTTATACTATGGAGATGAAATTGGATTAGCTGGTTGGACAGATCCAGACAACAGAAGACCATTTCCTTGGAATGAAGTCGAAAACAATAAAATACTAAACTTCATAAAAAAAATAATAAGTATTTATAAAAAAAACAATGCATTAAGAAAAGGTAGTTTCGAATTTTTAAATAATGATGGTGGCTATTTATCTTATGGATTATGGAACGATGAAAAGAAATACATTGTTATAATAAATAGAGAAGAAATTGAAAAAAATGTAAATATTCCTGTCTGGTTATTAGAAATAAATCAAGGAAAAGCAAATCTACTTATTTCAAATCAAGAAACAAATCAAGAAGAATTAAACTTTAACAATGGAAATTTAAACTTTATTGCTCCAAAAAAATCTGCATTTATTTTTGAATTAAAATATTAA